From Glycine soja cultivar W05 chromosome 4, ASM419377v2, whole genome shotgun sequence, the proteins below share one genomic window:
- the LOC114409299 gene encoding probable trehalose-phosphate phosphatase J, with the protein MMTNQNVVTHEVINTLIAVAASISNSTALPSATVPESMAVLGGFWGLPHNKNLVKRLEGAKVSAWIDSMRASSPTRAKSESQEKRSWILYHPSALNTFEQIVCSAKGKQVVVFLDYDGTLSPIVADPDKAFMTRKMRATLKGIARHFPTAIVTGRCRDKVYNFVKLAELYYAGSHGMDIKGPTKSQSPKQGNNNKAVLFQPASQFLPMIDEVYKILLEKTKTVPGANVENNKFCLSVHFRCVDEKSWAALAEKVRLVLNDYPQLRLTQGRKVLEIRPTIKWDKGKALEFLLESLGYENSNDVFPIYIGDDRTDEDAFKVLRSRGQGIGILVSRVAKETDASYTLQDPSEVEQFLRRLVEWKRPSTVTPTSV; encoded by the exons ATGATGACGAACCAAAATGTGGTGACTCATGAGGTTATTAACACGTTGATTGCCGTGGCAGCTTCCATTTCAAACTCAACCGCGTTGCCAAGTGCAACAGTGCCAGAATCCATGGCTGTGCTTGGTGGGTTTTGGGGGCTGCCCCATAATAAAAATCTTGTGAAAAGGTTGGAAGGAGCTAAAGTTAGTGCTTGGATTGATTCAATGAGAGCTTCTTCCCCAACTCGTGCCAAATCAGAAAGCCAAGAAAAAAGATCTTGGATT CTTTATCACCCTTCAGCTCTGAACACGTTTGAGCAAATAGTATGTAGTGCCAAAGGAAAGCAAGTCGTAGTTTTTCTTGACTACGATGGAACTCTCTCCCCAATTGTTGCAGATCCGGATAAAGCTTTCATGACTAGAAAG ATGAGAGCAACGCTAAAGGGCATAGCAAGGCATTTTCCCACAGCAATAGTGACCGGAAGGTGCAGAGACAAG gtatATAACTTTGTAAAATTGGCAGAACTTTACTATGCCGGAAGCCATGGCATGGACATCAAGGGtccaacaaaaagccaaagtccAAAGCAA ggtaataataataaagcagTGCTGTTCCAACCCGCGAGTCAATTCCTGCCAATGATCGATGAG gtGTACAAGATCTTGTTAGAAAAAACAAAGACTGTCCCAGGGGCTAATGTTGAGAACAATAAGTTTTGCTTGTCCGTGCACTTTCGTTGTGTTGACGAAAAG AGTTGGGCAGCGTTGGCGGAGAAAGTTAGATTGGTGCTCAATGATTACCCACAACTTAGGCTAACCCAAGGGAGAAAAGTGCTAGAGATTCGTCCAACCATCAAATGGGACAAGGGCAAGGCTCTTGAATTTTTGTTAGAATCATTAG GATACGAGAATTCGAATGATGTATTTCCAATATATATTGGTGATGATCGAACTGATGAGGATGCTTTTAAG gTTTTGCGCAGTAGGGGTCAAGGAATTGGGATTCTTGTTTCTAGAGTTGCAAAAGAAACAGATGCTTCCTATACCTTGCAAGATCCATCAGAG GTTGAGCAATTCTTGCGGCGTCTGGTGGAGTGGAAAAGACCGAGTACTGTGACTCCCACAAGTGTATAG